In Thermococcus chitonophagus, the genomic stretch AGGGTATGTTGTCAATTACAGCGCTTAAGAAGGCGGAAAGCCAAGAAATCAAGAGGATGGCTTGGGTTTCCGAGTGGATCTGATGGACTATCCACTCTCCGACTTGGGCTATAAATCCAGTTTCCTCAAGGGAGCCAACTATTATAAAGAGGCCTCCAAAGAAGAAGAGGGTTGCCCATTCAACTTTCTCTAGGGCTTTTTCTGGAGCTTCTCCACTCCACAGTAAAAGAAGAGATGCCCCTGATAACGCGATTACCGCCGGTTCAACTCCTATTGTATCGTGAAGGAAAAACGATAGCATTACGAGGCAGATAACTACTATCGATTTTCTGAACAGCTTTCTGTCCCTTATAGCATCCTCCTCCCGAAGGTTAAGTATCGCCAAAGAGACCTCTGCCTTCTTCAGCTCTCCCCGGTACATAAGGTAGATAATTCCAATCATAAGGATAAGATCTACGGTAGCTATCGGCGTCATGTTTTTTATGAACTCGTTAAAGCTGAGCTTTGCGGCCGATCCTATCATTATGTTTGGTGGATCTCCAATCAGGGTTGCCGTGCCACCTATATTTGAGGCGAATATCTCCGCGAGGAGGTATGGGACTGGGTTAACTCTCATTTGTCTGGTTATATAGAGGAGCATTGGAGTGAGGAGGAGAACCGTTGTAACGTTATCAAGAAAAGCACTTACAAGGGCCGTGACAATAGAAAAGAAGAGAAGAACTTTCATTGGATCACCTTTTGATAGTTTTGCTGTTTTTATTGCAATATACTCAAACAGGCCACTTTCCCTACTGACGTTAACTACGACCATCATTCCAGCAAGTAGGAGTATCGTGTTTAAGTCAAGGTAGTGGGGAACCCTCTCCCATGGAACTATCCCTACAAGGAGAACTATTGAAGCGCCAAACATTGCCGCTACAGTCCTGTGGATTTTCTCGCTTATTATCGCGATATATACAGCAATAAATACCCCAAGCGCAATTAATTCTTGTGGAGTCATTGGTTTAACCTCCTAATAAAGCAATACAGGGATCTTAACGTTCTGGAGAATTCTAAGAACGACAGGACTTACGGGGTGCGTTTTTGTTGTTTCAGCTCCATAGT encodes the following:
- a CDS encoding ArsB/NhaD family transporter: MTPQELIALGVFIAVYIAIISEKIHRTVAAMFGASIVLLVGIVPWERVPHYLDLNTILLLAGMMVVVNVSRESGLFEYIAIKTAKLSKGDPMKVLLFFSIVTALVSAFLDNVTTVLLLTPMLLYITRQMRVNPVPYLLAEIFASNIGGTATLIGDPPNIMIGSAAKLSFNEFIKNMTPIATVDLILMIGIIYLMYRGELKKAEVSLAILNLREEDAIRDRKLFRKSIVVICLVMLSFFLHDTIGVEPAVIALSGASLLLLWSGEAPEKALEKVEWATLFFFGGLFIIVGSLEETGFIAQVGEWIVHQIHSETQAILLISWLSAFLSAVIDNIPFTATMIPLIKSMGSTLDTYPLWWALSLGACLGGNGTAIGASANIVVLGIAYREGIRITFKDFLKVGMIIMLITVGAGSLILIARYG